A genome region from Panicum virgatum strain AP13 chromosome 4K, P.virgatum_v5, whole genome shotgun sequence includes the following:
- the LOC120702974 gene encoding microtubule-associated protein 70-3, with amino-acid sequence MADGGEDGNAALHRAPSRRRGPVRASLDADEFIALIHGSDPVRVELTRLENELRDKERELGEAQVEIRALRLSERAREKAVEELTDELQKMDEKLKLTESLLESKNLEVKRINDEKKAALAAQFAAEATLRRVHAAQKDDDMPPIEAILAPLEAELKLSRQEISKLQDDNRALDRLTKQKEAALLEAERTVQIAMAKAAMVDDLQNKNQELIKQIEICHEENKILDKLHRQKIAEVEKLSQTVRDLEEAVLQGGVKANVVRDYERRFQEMSEEKRTLDRELARAKVTANRVATVVANEWKDSNDKVMPVKQWLEERRFLQGEMQQLRDKLAVAERTARSEAQLKEKYQLRLKVLEDGLRGLPSGSTRPPTEGKSFSNGPSRRLSLGGADNMSKLSPNGMLSRRLPSFHSRSSLSSSSSLVLKHAKGTSKSFDGGSRSLDRGKVHGNGAHLLNRSTDAVRDKESDDSWKGNADESTDSNADEKSNETTNNNSSETVSGFLYDMLQKEVISLRKSCHEKDQSLKDKDDAIEFLSRKVDTLNKAMEVEAKKVRREVAAMEKEVAAMRANKEQEIRAKRLGTKSPGSSQLLPGRNAPRSGSMRNFQ; translated from the exons atggccgacggcggcgaggacgggaATGCGGCGCTGCACAGGGCCCCGTCCCGGCGGCGGGGCCCCGTGCGGGCCAGCCTCGACGCCGACGAGTTCATCGCGCTGATACACGGCTCGGATCCCGTCAGGGTGGAGCTCACCCGCCTCGAGAACGAGCTGAGGG ATAAGGAgagggagctcggggaggcGCAGGTGGAGATACGCGCCCTGCGGCTGTCGGAGAGGGCGCGGGAGAAGGCCGTCGAGGAG CTAACAGATGAATTGCAGAAGATGGACGAGAAACTCAAGCTGACAGAATCTCTCCTAGAAAGCAAA AATCTTGAAGTTAAAAGGATAAATGATGAGAAAAAGGCAGCATTGGCTGCTCAGTTTGCAGCAGAAGCAACTTTGCGAAGAGTACATGCAGCCCAAAAGGATGACGACATGCCACCAATTGAAGCCATTCTTGCACCTCTTGAAGCTGAACTAAAGCTTTCTCGGCAGGAG ATTTCAAAGCTCCAGGATGACAACAGAGCATTGGATCGTCTAACAAAACAAAAGGAGGCAGCACTGCTAGAAGCAGAGAGGACTGTGCAAATTGCTATGGCAAAAGCTGCTATGGTTGATGATTTGCAAAATAAGAACCAAGAGTTGATCAAGCAAATCGAGATATGCCAT GAAGAAAATAAAATCTTGGACAAGTTGCATCGTCAAAAGATTGCAGAAGTTGAAAAACTTAGCCAGACTGTGAGAGATTTGGAAGAGGCTGTACTTCAAGGTGGTGTAAAAGCTAATGTCGTTCGAGATTACGAGCGCAGATTTCAAGAAATGAGT GAAGAAAAGAGAACACTTGACCGTGAACTGGCACGTGCTAAAGTTACAGCAAATAGGGTTGCCACTGTTGTTGCCAATGAGTGGAAAGATTCTAATGACAAAGTGATGCCAGTCAAACAGTGGCTTGAAGAGCGTAGGTTCTTGCAG GGGGAAATGCAACAACTTCGTGATAAGCTTGCTGTTGCAGAACGTACAGCACGATCTGAAGCTCAACTAAag GAAAAATATCAGTTACGTCTGAAAGTATTAGAAGATGGACTAAGGGGGCTTCCAAGTGGCTCTACTCGTCCACCTACCGAAGGGAAGAGCTTTAGCAATGGCCCTTCCCGCCGGTTATCACTTGGTGGAGCTGATAATATGTCTAAATTGTCACCAAATGGCATGTTGTCTAGGAGGTTGCCATCTTTTCATTCAAGGTCATCTCTTTCATCAAGCAGCAGCCTTGTCCTAAAACATGCTAAAGGCACTTCGAAGTCATTTGATGGAGGATCTAGGTCACTAGATAGGGGAAAGGTCCATGGAAATGGAGCTCATTTACTCAACAGATCTACAGATGCTGTTAGAGATAAGGAGAGTGACGACAGTTGGAAGGGGAATGCAGATGAGAGCACAGACAGCAATGCAGATGAGAAAAGTAATGAAACCACAAATAACAACTCAAGTGAGACAGTCTCTGGTTTCCTGTATGATATGCTGCAAAAAGAGGTGATTTCTTTGAGAAAATCATGCCATGAAAAGGATCAGAGTCTAAAAGATAAGGATGATGCTATTGAG TTTTTATCAAGGAAAGTAGACACCTTAAACAAAGCAATGGAAGTGGAGGCTAAAAAGGTGAGACGAGAGGTTGCAGCCATGGAGAAAGAAGTTGCAGCTATGCGTGCCAATAAAGAACAAGAAATTAGAGCCAAGCGGCTTGGTACAAAAAGCCCTGGAAGTTCACAGCTGCTTCCTGGAAG AAACGCACCACGAAGTGGGTCGATGCGCAACTTCCAGTGA